Proteins encoded within one genomic window of Dromaius novaehollandiae isolate bDroNov1 chromosome 7, bDroNov1.hap1, whole genome shotgun sequence:
- the FTCD gene encoding formimidoyltransferase-cyclodeaminase isoform X1 has protein sequence MAKLVECVPNFSEGNNKEVIEALGQAISRTPGCVLLDVDAGPSTNRTVYTFVGAPEAVVEGALSAARVAGQLIDMSQHTGEHPRMGALDVCPFVPVMNVSMEECIACAYNFGQRLSIELGVPVYLYGEAAREEGRKSLPAIRAGEYEALPKKLVKPEWCPDFGPPTFVPRWGATVTGARTFLLAYNINLLCTKELAHRIALNIREQGRGADQPGRLKKVQGIGWYLEEENIAQVSTNLLDFEITPLHEVYEEVCRDAEALKLPVVGSQLVGLIPKKAMLDAAEFYIKKEKLFILEEEHKIRLVVSRLGLDSLSPFKPRERIIEYLVQAGEADRGLVAKPLGAFVRAVGGRSAAPGGGSVSAAVSALGAALGCMVGLMSYGKRQFEELDAVMRKLIPPFHHAMDELVAMVDADSRAFSSYMEAMKLPKSTPEERARRAAAMQQGLKTAVEVPCALAEKVNGLWPALKEMACHCNLACKSDIQVGAKMLEAGVFGAYFNVMINLKDITDETFKQVMSQKVSGLLEETKQSLALVLELLEKRAV, from the exons ATGGCCAAGCTGGTGGAGTGTGTCCCCAATTTTTCAGAGGGGAATAACAAAGAG GTGATTGAGGCGCTGGGGCAAGCCATCTCCCGGACGCCTGGCTGCGTGTTGCTGGATGTGGATGCCGGGCCCTCCACCAACCGCACTGTCTACACCTTCGTGGGGGCCCCAGAAGCTGTTGTCGAAGGGGCGCTGAGCGCAGCCCGAGTGGCTGGGCAGCTCATTGACATGAGTCAACACACGG GTGAACATCCTCGTATGGGGGCCCTGGATGTCTGCCCCTTCGTCCCAGTGATGAACGTGAGCATGGAGGAGTGTATTGCCTGCGCCTACAACTTTGGGCAGCGTTTGTCAATAGAGCTGGGGGTGCCTG TTTACCTGTATGGAGAGGCAGCACGGGAGGAGGGCAGGAAATCCCTGCCAGCCATCCGTGCCGGGGAGTACGAGGCGCTCCCCAAAAAG CTCGTGAAACCGGAGTGGTGTCCCGATTTTGGGCCCCCTACCTTTGTCCCCCGGTGGGGGGCCACAGTGACAGGGGCCCGGACCTTCCTCCTTGCATACAACATTAACCTGCTCTGCACCAAGGAGCTGGCTCACCGCATTGCCCTCAACATTCGGGAGCAGGGCCGCGGCGCTGACCAG CCCGGGCGCTTGAAGAAGGTCCAGGGCATTGGCTGGTATTTGGAGGAAGAGAATATAGCCCAGGTTTCGACAAACCTCCTGGATTTTGAGATCACGCCGCTCCACGAAGTCTATGAGGAGGTCTGCCGAGATGCAGAG GCTCTGAAGCTCCCTGTGGTGGGGTCCCAGCTGGTGGGGCTTATCCCCAAGAAGGCCATGCTGGACGCGGCTGAGTTTTACATcaagaaggaaaaactttttaTCCTGGAGGAGGAACACAAGATAAGGCTG GTCGTCAGCCGTCTGGGCCTGGATTCCCTGTCTCCGTTTAAACCCAGGGAACGCATCATTGA GTACCTGGTGCAGGCAGGAGAAGCAGACAGGGGGCTGGTGGCCAAGCCACTGGGTGCCTTCGTGCGAGCGGTTGGTGGAAGGTCAGCGGCACCGGGAGGAGGCTCTGTGTCTGCAGCCGTGTCTGCGCTG GGAGCGGCATTGGGCTGCATGGTGGGTCTGATGAGCTATGGGAAGCGGCAGTTTGAGGAGCTGGATGCTGTCATGAGGAAGCTGATCCCTCCCTTCCACCACGCCATGGATGAGCTGGTGGCCATGGTAGATGCCGATTCCCGTGCCTTCAGCAGCTACATG GAAGCTATGAAGCTGCCAAAAAGTACCCCTGAAGAGAGGGCAAG GCGTGCAGCTGCCATGCAGCAGGGGCTGAAGACAGCAGTGGAAGTGCCCTGTGCCCTGGCAGAGAAGGTGAACGGGCTGTGGCCTGCATTAAAGGAGATGGCGTGCCACTGCAACCTGGCCTGCAAATCTGATATCCAG GTGGGAGCCAAGATGCTGGAAGCTGGTGTGTTTGGGGCCTATTTCAATGTCATGATCAATCTTAAAGACATAACGGATGAGACGTTCAAACAAGTG ATGTCCCAGAAGGTCTCCGGGCTCCTGGAGGAGACGAAGCAGAGCTTGGCActtgtgctggagctgctggagaagcggGCAGTGTGA
- the FTCD gene encoding formimidoyltransferase-cyclodeaminase isoform X2 translates to MGALDVCPFVPVMNVSMEECIACAYNFGQRLSIELGVPVYLYGEAAREEGRKSLPAIRAGEYEALPKKLVKPEWCPDFGPPTFVPRWGATVTGARTFLLAYNINLLCTKELAHRIALNIREQGRGADQPGRLKKVQGIGWYLEEENIAQVSTNLLDFEITPLHEVYEEVCRDAEALKLPVVGSQLVGLIPKKAMLDAAEFYIKKEKLFILEEEHKIRLVVSRLGLDSLSPFKPRERIIEYLVQAGEADRGLVAKPLGAFVRAVGGRSAAPGGGSVSAAVSALGAALGCMVGLMSYGKRQFEELDAVMRKLIPPFHHAMDELVAMVDADSRAFSSYMEAMKLPKSTPEERARRAAAMQQGLKTAVEVPCALAEKVNGLWPALKEMACHCNLACKSDIQVGAKMLEAGVFGAYFNVMINLKDITDETFKQVMSQKVSGLLEETKQSLALVLELLEKRAV, encoded by the exons ATGGGGGCCCTGGATGTCTGCCCCTTCGTCCCAGTGATGAACGTGAGCATGGAGGAGTGTATTGCCTGCGCCTACAACTTTGGGCAGCGTTTGTCAATAGAGCTGGGGGTGCCTG TTTACCTGTATGGAGAGGCAGCACGGGAGGAGGGCAGGAAATCCCTGCCAGCCATCCGTGCCGGGGAGTACGAGGCGCTCCCCAAAAAG CTCGTGAAACCGGAGTGGTGTCCCGATTTTGGGCCCCCTACCTTTGTCCCCCGGTGGGGGGCCACAGTGACAGGGGCCCGGACCTTCCTCCTTGCATACAACATTAACCTGCTCTGCACCAAGGAGCTGGCTCACCGCATTGCCCTCAACATTCGGGAGCAGGGCCGCGGCGCTGACCAG CCCGGGCGCTTGAAGAAGGTCCAGGGCATTGGCTGGTATTTGGAGGAAGAGAATATAGCCCAGGTTTCGACAAACCTCCTGGATTTTGAGATCACGCCGCTCCACGAAGTCTATGAGGAGGTCTGCCGAGATGCAGAG GCTCTGAAGCTCCCTGTGGTGGGGTCCCAGCTGGTGGGGCTTATCCCCAAGAAGGCCATGCTGGACGCGGCTGAGTTTTACATcaagaaggaaaaactttttaTCCTGGAGGAGGAACACAAGATAAGGCTG GTCGTCAGCCGTCTGGGCCTGGATTCCCTGTCTCCGTTTAAACCCAGGGAACGCATCATTGA GTACCTGGTGCAGGCAGGAGAAGCAGACAGGGGGCTGGTGGCCAAGCCACTGGGTGCCTTCGTGCGAGCGGTTGGTGGAAGGTCAGCGGCACCGGGAGGAGGCTCTGTGTCTGCAGCCGTGTCTGCGCTG GGAGCGGCATTGGGCTGCATGGTGGGTCTGATGAGCTATGGGAAGCGGCAGTTTGAGGAGCTGGATGCTGTCATGAGGAAGCTGATCCCTCCCTTCCACCACGCCATGGATGAGCTGGTGGCCATGGTAGATGCCGATTCCCGTGCCTTCAGCAGCTACATG GAAGCTATGAAGCTGCCAAAAAGTACCCCTGAAGAGAGGGCAAG GCGTGCAGCTGCCATGCAGCAGGGGCTGAAGACAGCAGTGGAAGTGCCCTGTGCCCTGGCAGAGAAGGTGAACGGGCTGTGGCCTGCATTAAAGGAGATGGCGTGCCACTGCAACCTGGCCTGCAAATCTGATATCCAG GTGGGAGCCAAGATGCTGGAAGCTGGTGTGTTTGGGGCCTATTTCAATGTCATGATCAATCTTAAAGACATAACGGATGAGACGTTCAAACAAGTG ATGTCCCAGAAGGTCTCCGGGCTCCTGGAGGAGACGAAGCAGAGCTTGGCActtgtgctggagctgctggagaagcggGCAGTGTGA